The window CTTCAGTAAACGCCGGCGCATTCGCGAATGCGCCCTTATGAAATTTTATATATCTGTGACAAAATAcgaaattatatattatttaatatgcaCGTATACGCACATTTACAcgcattattattttattcaataTACAGTATACGTAAATTAACGATTTATGTACAAACTTTATCTTTACATGGTAATACGAAAGTTGCAATTTTTAGAAATCGTATGTTCTTTATTTTGATTATCTTTaataagatttctaaaatttctgccacatataattcattttttgcttaaaatattatacataagAAATGAAATACATACAAAAACTTATTAATGAAGGCAGCATATGTATAGATACATGGAATTCACATTAAAGGAACACTGTTTAAGGGAAGAAAAAATGtttctgaaataaaatttgttatattATTATAGACAAATCTATTTATTGTGTACACAAATTTgtgcattttatttatattctgtATGCGCTGTCGACGAATCTAACATTTCAACTTCAGAACTAATGTCACTGGAGTAATTCACAACTACGTCTCGTGAATTGCTTTCCACCTTGTCGGGAGTATGATCTTCGACTTTACTCGAATCTTCTCCCCATCCAGAAAATAAATTCACCCTTAATTTGTCGATGTCTTGATTGCCTGGCTCAGTTATATGATTTGTGTTCTCCAAAGATTCTGTACCCTCTGCTTCTTGAAGTCTCACTTccgggaatttgtatttcggaATATCAACGCGTGCATCTACTAAGTATTATTTATGATCAAGTGCATGAAATAATTTCaaaagatatttttaaaaaattgatttctcGTACCAGGGTATGGAGGTGATTCCTCTATAAGCTGTTCCATAACGTAAGTCAACATAGTTGTTGTAAAAGTATCGTCCCTTCTAAGACCAAGAGCTCTATGAAAAGCGTCTACAgcttcctgggtatttcccatcaATGCGTGGATAAACCCCACTTCTGAATATGTCGACGGATTCAATGGATTTAATACCAACGCCTGCAATTATtacagaataaaaattattgtatataatcttcataatttttaaaataaaatgttatataaattatattattttaaatctgAATTTATTAACCTGGTAATGATATTCCAATGCCTCTCCATATTTCTTCATTTTCCTACAAGTGTGACCTAAGTTATTTAGCAGTGCTTCCCACTTACTAGGTAGAATAACATCCTTCAGGCCACCTTGAATTCTTTTCATAGCTTCCTTAAACTGTCGTTCAGCAGTTTTATAACTGTATTTGGCGAAACAACAACTTTTGATAAATTaggtaattttcaaaaatcatgGAAACATAGAAGTATAAGTAATCAATTTACAGAACGAATTTTAAATTTCTCGgttgcgtattagagtaacctTTCATGGACaatgtgaaaaaaaaaatatgaaattactTACTCTAAATTATAAAAAGATATAACTCCCATCTCATGTATAACGAACGGATCATTTGGGGCTATTCCTTGAGCCTGTTGGAAAAACTTGTCAGCCAATTTAAGATTATTTGTTAAGCCACACTCGAGTCCAATGTATAAAAGTGGCAGATGACAACCTTTCATTAATTGAGAAGCTTTAAAATAAGCGGCCATCGCTTGATCATGTTCATTTTCTACAGCAAAAGAATGCCCATAAGCTAACCAAGCAGGACCAAACAGTCTATCCAATGCTGTAGCTTTTGCTAAATATCTTCTTGCTGGATCACTTTTACCTacgattaaatatttttgtatagcAACAATTTAAAGGGCTTAACTACTTTTCATTGGCTATTGAAACTATTTAATTAAAACGATAATTACCTATACTGTAATAATAACATCCAACAGCAAACCATGCTAAGGCCATGTCTGGATATAAGTCAACCAATTTATGCGCCAAGTAAAATAATGCTAAAAGTATTATTGCACCATATAGAAAACagcaaattataaattatttatttttcagtaaaatatatcatatttacCATTAGTCTTTTTTAATTCTACTAAACAGGCAATATGCACTGGTAAACATGAATTATGATACGGATCTTTTTTCAATATTCTAAAATACAAGTTACAAACCATAAATTTTAACAATACAATTGCATTCAATGTATTTATCACTGTCAAAAATTACCTTTCTGTAAGcgaaaaacatttgtggtagtcACAATTGTAATATAATCTCTCTGCTTCTGAAACTTCCATATCCAAGTTACCTAATAATCTGTCTGTGACTAAAACTCCCATTACACTACAGGTTGCAAGTGTCTGTTTCTTATTTGGTTCCTGATACTTTTTTAGCTTACTTTCATACAGCAATCGTAAAAGTTCTGTTTCAGCTTCTGTACATTGTTCACTAAATGGAAGGGATTCCAAAAGTTCTTTTTCTGATAAAATGATACAATGTCATAAGCTTACTTATTTTTACTTCTATGTTGTGCATATGCATGTTTGCATACCTTCGGAAGCTGAAAGCATTTGATTTTGTACTAGTGCTTCAAATGCTTGATATGAATAAACATCACAATGTAGAGCCTGTTTGTAACAATCAATAGCTACTGCTCTGTTATCCATAGCTTCATATACTCGTCCTTTTACATACAATATTGAACTTTGTACCTATCATAAGTTAAtactaattaataaaattatattaaattgatAATGATAATATTTGAAAGAGACAAATTATTTATACTTAATCACATTTTTTGGAGCATCCTCTAGCATGTCTACATGATCTGTGAAACCAATACCAGATTGTGTTATGTTAGTATATATTTCTGAATCATTAATCACTTGAAGAGCTTCATTATATTCTTTTGCTTCTAGAAGACTTCTTACTGTTAAATAATGACACATTACATCTGTCTACAAAGTAACATCAATAAAGTTTACAAAAGTACATATGATAGTTTTGCCTTCTTATCAAAAttcattaaacaaaattatacctTCTCAAGTCCACGACTTCTAATAAGATGAGCTGCTCTGTGATATTGTTTCATTAGATACATACAATGTGCTAAAGTACATACATCCGTAGGTTGTTCATTACTCAATGAAACAACCTTATCTGCCCAAAACAAAGCAGCACTATATAAATGCTGTAAACGAACGAGTAGTTAATTTACACAGGTTACTTCAAATAATTTAGAACCTTTAACGAAATTTGAGGAATGCTTGAAACTTACTAGATCAATATatgatttaattaattttctacAATTATCTAAATTAATACTTTTATTATCTAACAAATTATGCATTTTTTCATAATCTAAGTTAATACTTTGACGCGccatgtttaatttaaattttaagggTTAGATCAGTGTTGTTAGACAGATCAGATTTTGCTAGGTTTTGCGCATATACGATCTGGTACGACCATAGATCATGTACTGATAGATCAGAAGTTCACTCAACAGCATTCTTGATACTGAGGATCCCTAACGGTTAGTAATTTTGCACGCCATCTCTAGTTGGAAattcaaataatatatatttgtgTCATGTACCTACATTTCCGATTAACTATTTAGTGCTGTTTACCTTTCGAATTTTCCTCTTATTGAAACATGTTATTACATGTCCTAAAGCTACGTTCACACAATACCACACATTGCAAAACTTCTCACCACTTCGAAAATCTTCCGTTCGCGACACTATAGGTCAgagacaaaaattttaaattttcttcCTCACTTGTAAGAATAGTGAACGGGGGTAGCAGTGGTGGAAGATGGCAAGAAACGAACGAATCGCGTGCTACTGTAAACGAAGTTAATCGAGTATCATTTGCGACGACCGTGCAGTCTCGGTATAGTCGACGTCCTCGAGGTTTCGGTGACGATATACTGTTTCGCTTGATGATGATGTGAGAAGGCAAAGCAAAGTTGGAAGGGGGGTAAGAGTTCGGCGAACGGAACAGCCGAAAACTCTTGCAGGCGATGTCAAACATGCGGCGACAAATTTCACAGAAAAGTTTACCAAACCGCCGGCGTGTTTTGGCCAAGATTTGTCAGTGAAACCAGTGCCAATGAGTGTGAATATATGGCGGCGCGAGTACTTTTACTGAGCATCTTGTTTTCAGAAGTGCTAAAACCCGCTTGTGCCGCAGGTGCGTCTCCCTCCACTCCTATCTAATCTGTTTATATTCGCCAAACTGATACATGCTGGACCACGCGCTAacgttcttttcttttctctatTCTTATTGGTGGTTATGACTTCAATTCTCCTCCCCTCCTTTTTTTTTATGACTCACATTACCAAGTGAACATAAAGATTTAGTATCAACTGTTTGCCTTGGGTTGATGCacacaaaatttttttcaacCACAATTCAACATGTTACTACTTTAAAACTTAATGCATTTAATTAATGTATTAAGTCGATGAACGTGAAATGACAGTTTTTTCTTCAATTAAACTTAAAAaacgtataatttattttaaaaattcatatatttattgaaaattaattcccaTTTTTAACACCTTTTTAAATGATCCAATAGTTCCATCATTCTAGTTTAATGAAAAACAAAACTTATAAAGCTTGAATCATGTTTGGCTAATTTTTGATCATTTAGATGAATGCTTCTGCATCTTTGTGCTTTATTGGAACTCATGTATTTCAGGTGTCAAAGAAATTGGAGCTGGTTTACATAATAAAAAcgtatcaaaaccagaaaatttcAACACTAGTCCAACCAAAAGTTCTGGTGTAACATTAGAAATTCAACCTAGTGATCATGTGATATTAGGAAAAAAAGGAATTACACTTAGTTGTATAACTGGATCAAATCAAAATATCTCTTGGTTACACAATGGGGTACCAGCACCGCCGTGTGGAATCACACGTTGTACACTTTTACGAAATGGCTCTCTTAACTTACATAAGGTATATTTTTGAaagtattaattaattaaaagagTAATTTAGCCTAGGTGTCAATTTTGTATGTGTTCtttaaaatgaaaaggaaagaaaCTATTACACTTTTGTATCAAATTTTGTCACATGGTTTTGGCTTATCTAAAATGAACATACCAAAGTATGTAGGAATATAGGTTTACATTAATATCATCTAATTTGTTCCTGATTACTTCAGATGTTTAAGGTGCAGAAGTCTAAGGAAAAGAACAATATTACAGTTAATTTTAGGGATTACAATAAAGATGAATATCGTTGTGTAACACATACTAATTTAGGACTTATACGATCATCTCCTACCTTTATACAAATAGCAGGTAAGTTTCCTGTTAAACATCTTATTTTCAAGCCAGTTGGCTTTATaatcaatattaaaatttaaaattatatttgcatGTTGCAGAACTTGCCCATATATTTAAAGAATCACTTGAAAATATAACTATACAAGAGGGTGAAGTAGCAAGATTATCTTGTTTAATAGACAGTGTTCCTTTTCCTCCTAATATCACATGGCAGCACAATGGAAAAACATTGTTACCCAACCAGAATAACTCAAAgtaagaaaatttaaaaaaatgataattgcaatcgataatatttattatatattgtaaCTAACATTTGCTTTGTAATAGTAGGTATTTTATGGTACCACCAGGTGTTCTGTATATAAAAGCAACAAAGTTATCAGATGCTGGTTCATATAGGTACGTATATACAtatgaaaataatttacaaaaaaacGTATTGGGTGCATTGGAGAATAGCTCTCAGATTTAAATGGTCGATGTAAAGTGTATTTCTGTTTTTATAGATGCATAGTAAATAATGAATTCCTAAAGAAAACCAAAAAAAGTAAAGAggcaaaattaattattatctcTCAACCAGAGCGTAATGAATCACATACTTCGCCAGGGTTATATCCGCAGGTTTCGTACAATCATTGGTTGTTAAATGGAACAAATCTTAGTTTAGCGTGTGCTGCATCCGGATATCCATCTCCGCTTATGACATGGACATTTATTCCTCGCTACACTGGTAACATATTCATATTAATATATGTTATTTGGATACTCGTGGATAGAAGAGAGATTTAATATTTGACGGTTTGTTAATCTACAGATAATCATAATGTTGCACAACCTCGCATTTTGCTTAATTCTAGTATTGGCATTAGCATATTGTCATTAATAAATGTGAGTGTGTCTGATGCGGGAGTTTATCTATGTTCTACAAAAaactttgttacaaatagtttgGAGATTCAGGTTTGTTATTGAAGTGTATCTTACGAGTGCGATCAACTATTAAGAATTTGAATAAGATtctataaaaattgtttcagaATATAACGGTGGATGTTTTAGTGCCACCTTCGTTTTTGAAGACACCTATAAATCAAGTATGTCCAAATGGAAGAACTGCAAGATTTGAGTGTCAAGCACAGGGATTACCTATGCCTAAAATATATTGGTTAAAAGACTCattaaatattacaattaaCGGTAATGTTATTTACCGTAGTGGCTATTTGTATTTACTTTATATTCTAAACTTGTTTATTCTAtgatgaaattttgtaattttcgataTAATATATCAATTTTGTGCATAAATTATTTGTAGGACGTAGGACTACGTATGTAAAGGAATACAATAAAATGGAGCTGGCAATATCAGCGACGGTTCCTTCAGATTCTGGTATTTATCAATGTGTTGCTGTAAATTCAGCTGGAGAAATTTGGGCCGCAGGTCGGCTTCAAGTAAACACATCTCGTAATAGTCCTGCTACACCTACCTCTCTAAACTGTCATGCTTTATCACcagttaaaatttttatttcttgggAGCCACCAAAGTCTCTACCAGTTACCAGTATTACAGCTTATACCGTCCATTATAGTCCTGTAGGTAAGGAAATGGATAGAGAATATAAAGTCGATAAAAGCATTCGTAGCAATTAGTAAATTAATGTCTTTGTAATGTATTTTTCGTATATTCTTTCCGCGTAGAAGGAGGTAAAGAAGAAGTTTCTCCACCTGAACCAGGTAATTCTACATCGGTAGAAGTAACAAAGCTTCTGGAGCCATTTACAAATTATTCCTTCTACGTTCGAGTGTGGAACAATCATGGTGCTAGTGACCAATCTGCCACCATTTTGTGTTCTACAGCTCCAAGTGGTATGTTATTCTTTATATTTCCTATTATAAACACAACAAacgtatttaataaaaaaaaatcaactTTTTTATTTAGTTCCTAAAGGTGTACCAAAAGTAAACGTGAATATAATTAGTAGTACAAAATTAAATGTATCGTGGGAACCGCTGACTAAATCGGAGTCCCGTGGTATCGTGGTACAATACAAATTACAGTGCAGACCGCATGAATATCCATTTTCTCGTGTTCTTCATTTGCCTGCTAGCGTAGAATCTCATGTACTTTCTGGTAAGTATATAATTCTTTTATTGCAATCAAATTTATTGTCGATAATATCAAGAAACgtgattttatattatttttacttaTATTCTGATCGTATTCCTCTAGATCTAATACCTGGAGCACAATATGATTTACGAGTACTAGCTAGGACAAATCAAGGTTGGCCTAATATGAGTGAATCACAATTAGAATGGACCACCGTAACTATGCCATCTGCAGAATCAattgttataaaaaatattgtggatatacaaatattaatcgtaaattCTTCTGTTGTGAAGGTTagtagaaatattttaaaaaccgTACATTGCTTATAATTAGCATTGCATGATCGAATCGTTAACATAAagttacatcaatattttattaaattaggcGAAATGGAATATAAATCTTAAAGAAAATGACAAAATTGAATCGGAATTTGACTTTTGGCAAATCTATTGTGAAAATCAAAATGGACATAAATTAGTAAATATTTCGTTACCGCTGAATGTTACTGAATATGTATTTACTGATCTTGGTAAGTATTTCAtgacaaatttaatatttttctgtcTTTAATAGGTCCTATATATTGTTATAATTCGGTactgtaaatttaaaaaataattgatattttttttatttagatatAAACGTTTCTTATACAGTAGGCTTATGCATGATAAGCTCTGGTGAGGCGACAGGTTGCCTAACAAAACAAATAGAAACAATTCAACCTGATGCAAGTAAGTTTGTTACGAACGTAAGCGTTAGACGACAGATGTATACTAATTTTGTATGTGACTATCATTCTTACTTATTAATTAGATAACGTACCAATGGCTCTAGAAGCTGTTCCTATTTCGCCAACTTCTATAAACGTGACATGGTCGTTGAGTGACGTCCACGAAGTGGACGGTTTCGAATTATGTTATCATGCTATTCATACAACAAATTTAGATGGCCCTAAGTGTTTTATACTGTATGTATAAaaagataattttatttttattgtaattgtaATCATATTTTGTTGTAACAGCGACCAACATTAATACATATATTTTACAGAAACGATACCAAGACAAGCGTCGATAAACTTAGACCATTTACGTTATATCAATTTAAAGTAAGAGCTATTCGAAATAATACAAGCCAAAGCAGTTTTTACAGCGAATCTATAGAATGTTATACGAACGAAGACAGTAAGTGCATTAATATATTAGTTCTTGTATGTGTATAGGAAGGATAGACTAATAATTAAATGAATTCAGTTCCTGGAAAGGTGGAAGAAGTACAGTGGTTTTTGGTAAATAACACAAAAGTACGGATTGCATGGAAGGAACCGAGTAATATAAACGGCATAATACAAAATTACTTTGTCATATACACCACGAATTTAATGGATTCAGCTACAATGTGGAGGAATGTGACAGTACCTGGCAATAAAACTTCgacaattttacctggtttaaCTTCCGGGAAACGGTATTTTGTTAAGGTCCAAGCTATGACAAAGGCTGGTTATGGTAAACCATCGGATCCCATAATTATTACTGGTGGTAGACCAGTAAAAATACCTAATTCTCCGGATGAGCAAAAACCACCACAAAATACAAAACCTGATCAAAGTCTTGGTGAGTAATTGATTGTGTAAGTTATACAGAATGTTCATTTGAAAATGTTAATCCTCTTTGTTTACAAATGTATTTGATTGTATTAGTTTATTACAACACGTTTAAAACTTTAATAAAATGTTATATGTGTGTTTAGGTGTAATTCTCGGTGTAAGCATAAGTATTGGATTTATTACAATTTGTCTATGTAGTATGTATTGTCGAAAGAAATGTGAAAATGCTCGTATCTTGAGAGAAAATGCGCAATCTACAAAAGGTCGGGTGTTGATACGAAATGGAAACAGGTGCTGCGTAGATCAGTCTTCTACATCAGTCAATCAGCAAACTAATATTAGAGTAGCTCCTAATGAAATTGAACTTGCTGTTCTTTGCCCGTCATCTCCGGTTGCAACTAATCCACATTTGGATACGAAGGTGTGTaaatgttaatatttatttgtatgTGAATTCGAAATTGTACGTAAAAATTCATTATTATAGGGTGGAAAGTCTAATGGAATTCTTGAATCTTGTGCAAAGGAACCATTACTACCGTCGTGGGAAGTAAATGGTGAAACTAAAGATATtcaaataacaaaaaattcacaGGTACGAATAGCATATCTAACACAAACATCATAAAGACTTATAAAAACATATTATAATAAAGTGTACGTTTTACGTTTCAGTACAAATCCAAAGACAGCGTTGTCTTAAACAAAGAAAAACAAGAGCAAGAATTAGACCTAGATTTGGAAGGCACACAGCTCACGATGGTCAATTGTACTTTAGGCAGTAGCAGTAGCAGTTTAAATAATAACTCAGGATATCCAGACGGTGACACATCCCTATCAAAATCGATGTGTATATCTGTTCCAGCACTTGGGCCAAATGGATGAAAGCGTCAGGCAATATAAATTGAGTGTTCACATTTTTCTCCTATGCTAATGTGCAACAGGTAGGATGCAAAAGTTTTCCTTCGACTTGAATCAGTTGACTGCAACATGTACATATATGTGTATACACATACGCGTACGTATAAATTAAAAGTAACAAAGAATGGAATTCTCAATGAAGTAAAAGCAATGCAAGTTACTATACTTACAAGTTTCACGCAGTATAGCTTGTAAATGAAATACTAATGCATATATAAGTAATGTAAATAATGGTGTCGTGGAAGTGTGTTAAATCTGAACATTTCAGCTATTAtcttgtaaataatttttccgaagcAAGTTATTTCTATCAACAAACACGGTATCTCTGTATTAACAATTCAGCAAGGAATTATGGAAATTTCCAGATTTCGTTTTATGTAAAATGGTACTGTGGTACAAACGATACTTAATATTCATTATATAACTTGCTCATATATGTATTGAGTTAATACCTGTGAAAaggtaaaaaaacaaaaaaaaaacttaaaaaaaaaacaaaaaaaaacaatgaAACTGAGAATGAATCAATCAATAGGATAGCAAGAGGATATTTGATGCTTCTGTACATAGGATAACTATTAACTGTGAATATGTTTTTATAAAGTATCATGTTTCGGATAATAGCAAAAGATAAGTAAATATGCATTCCTTTACACTAGGGAGGGCAAAGATATTAAGTATCCGGGTACAGGTATGGCCTAATGATATGTATTGCTTTTAAAGAGAGCAATAGTATTGATCATTCCACACTCGTTAAGTTTTCCATTAGCTAAATCTAAATTAAGAACGAAAGATTTTAAGTTTTAAAAAAAGACGTACTAATCAGATCGCTTTATACATCCAAAATACAACTTAGGTTtgtttttttattacaaatattataACGAAGTACATACATGCATAACATTTAAAACTTTGATAAAGATTTATTCTATTAAAGAATTGAACTTTATAAcacatttttgaaaaaaaaaaaaaaactgattgAAATGATCATATTAATTTAACACAGTCTTGTTTAAACTAGATGTCTGATCATTGTATTATACACTATTGAAGAATATACAGCGAACAGGAAAAAATAAAGAGTACAATTTGAAAGGCCTGCTAAATTTGTTTATCGCATGTACAAAATAAGTTAAATAGTTTGGCGTcctatataatttaaatattaatgtaACGATTGGAAACCgtatttattgtattttatatattttttcctgTTCACGGTGTCAGTTTACACGATAGAGATAAATTTTATGTTGTACAAGACATTTAAAATTAACTACATCATACGAAAAGGAAAACGAAACAAAACTACAAACATATTCCAGACTGGTGCATGTTACCATGACAGAAAAACCCAATACAGTACCTGATAGAATAAGCTATATCTTTTAGAGTGAGACGTAGATATGTCATGTTATTATTGTACCTCCATTAATTgttatttattacattttacATTCAGTACTACTTCAAACGATCACATAACACTGAATTCCGCAATAACGTAGTCACTACAAGCACAGTATGAAACCATGTAAAGATAGAATTAATTCAATCTGCACATGCTAGAGATTTTACCATATATTTATTGCATAGATTTCTACATCTTTATACGAAATAATTTGTTAACCGTATAATTTGAAATCATTTCTATCAAAATGATTCCGCCTTATGTTAAAGCAATGTTGCTATTAATACAGATCTTTTATATAGTACATATTTCACACCATACTTCTCTAAGTATAAATTATGatttactcttttttttttttttctttattattaaAACTCGGTACTAATAGGTTATTACGGGACTTTCCTATTTAAATAGTCACAagatctgatgcagttttatgaaataaaacaaaaagaaacttttatttCCATATTACGCATGAAATTCGCTACATATTCTACGATCACATTTATTAGAATCTCAATTTACGCATACACGATTGTAGCTATTTCTTCTTGATATCTCTACGACAAATTTCATTTGTTGCAAACACAATTCACAGATAGAATGcttattttgtgatttttttttttttatttaaatgattTGTTTTCCATTTGTTATCATATTTAACACAACCTGTTACATTTTACGTTACTGACATATAGTAGGATACTTTTA of the Colletes latitarsis isolate SP2378_abdomen chromosome 9, iyColLati1, whole genome shotgun sequence genome contains:
- the Cdc16 gene encoding cell division cycle protein 16 isoform X1; amino-acid sequence: MARQSINLDYEKMHNLLDNKSINLDNCRKLIKSYIDLHLYSAALFWADKVVSLSNEQPTDVCTLAHCMYLMKQYHRAAHLIRSRGLEKTDVMCHYLTVRSLLEAKEYNEALQVINDSEIYTNITQSGIGFTDHVDMLEDAPKNVQSSILYVKGRVYEAMDNRAVAIDCYKQALHCDVYSYQAFEALVQNQMLSASEEKELLESLPFSEQCTEAETELLRLLYESKLKKYQEPNKKQTLATCSVMGVLVTDRLLGNLDMEVSEAERLYYNCDYHKCFSLTERILKKDPYHNSCLPVHIACLVELKKTNALFYLAHKLVDLYPDMALAWFAVGCYYYSIGKSDPARRYLAKATALDRLFGPAWLAYGHSFAVENEHDQAMAAYFKASQLMKGCHLPLLYIGLECGLTNNLKLADKFFQQAQGIAPNDPFVIHEMGVISFYNLDYKTAERQFKEAMKRIQGGLKDVILPSKWEALLNNLGHTCRKMKKYGEALEYHYQALVLNPLNPSTYSEVGFIHALMGNTQEAVDAFHRALGLRRDDTFTTTMLTYVMEQLIEESPPYPVDARVDIPKYKFPEVRLQEAEGTESLENTNHITEPGNQDIDKLRVNLFSGWGEDSSKVEDHTPDKVESNSRDVVVNYSSDISSEVEMLDSSTAHTEYK
- the Cdc16 gene encoding cell division cycle protein 16 isoform X2 yields the protein MARQSINLDYEKMHNLLDNKSINLDNCRKLIKSYIDLHLYSAALFWADKVVSLSNEQPTDVCTLAHCMYLMKQYHRAAHLIRSRGLEKTDVMCHYLTVRSLLEAKEYNEALQVINDSEIYTNITQSGIGFTDHVDMLEDAPKNVQSSILYVKGRVYEAMDNRAVAIDCYKQALHCDVYSYQAFEALVQNQMLSASEEKELLESLPFSEQCTEAETELLRLLYESKLKKYQEPNKKQTLATCSVMGVLVTDRLLGNLDMEVSEAERLYYNCDYHKCFSLTERILKKDPYHNSCLPVHIACLVELKKTNALFYLAHKLVDLYPDMALAWFAVGCYYYSIGKSDPARRYLAKATALDRLFGPAWLAYGHSFAVENEHDQAMAAYFKASQLMKGCHLPLLYIGLECGLTNNLKLADKFFQQAQGIAPNDPFVIHEMGVISFYNLDYKTAERQFKEAMKRIQGGLKDVILPSKWEALLNNLGHTCRKMKKYGEALEYHYQALVLNPLNPSTYSEVGFIHALMGNTQEAVDAFHRALGLRRDDTFTTTMLTYVMEQLIEESPPYPDARVDIPKYKFPEVRLQEAEGTESLENTNHITEPGNQDIDKLRVNLFSGWGEDSSKVEDHTPDKVESNSRDVVVNYSSDISSEVEMLDSSTAHTEYK